The following proteins are encoded in a genomic region of Gammaproteobacteria bacterium:
- a CDS encoding FAD-linked oxidase C-terminal domain-containing protein, which translates to RNGDIFHPLAPALMKYHQRVKQSLDPAGILNPGRMYRGF; encoded by the coding sequence CCGTAACGGCGATATCTTTCATCCCCTCGCCCCGGCGCTGATGAAATACCACCAGCGCGTCAAACAATCCCTGGACCCGGCCGGCATCCTCAATCCCGGCCGGATGTACCGCGGATTCTGA